The Phycisphaerales bacterium genome includes a region encoding these proteins:
- a CDS encoding ABC transporter ATP-binding protein, protein MSVGPLPSPTPQGALAQRNVRKPSRDESRQAMWRVLRLVYPHRRNMILGMVLGLGVALTYAASLGGMLPILKVIIGEQSLHDALLSAAGDRPARPAVSVDDGALTVGLPVSSPGEDSAGVAQRWYAPLLRQLAPIFPAGISPPERMQTLLMLLAALFAVNVAGNVLRCLSQYLILNASHRMMMDLRRHMYRKALRVPVAALSGDVSNRVNQFLSDTREIFLGVTTLFGKVAREPLKAICVLAVALLLDARLTLIVLAIAPFAVGLLWYFGRKVRKATIRLLQGYGRMLGNLEETLQGVDVVKGYGRESYERRRMWQIERGMLRQLLKLAWIEAVASPLIEVVGVLVTAAGIVWLAARQFSGEISPQLFLTMVGLLAAMLDPIRKIANVYNMVQRAGAAGTRVFEFLDLPEEHSRREGPKLPYGQPRAVRFEEVCFRYTPTQEPPALNGVTLEVAPGECLAIVGPNGSGKSTLVKLLPRLITPAAGRTLIAGHDVAEMSLRDLRQEIAVVTQRPVIFARTVFENIAYGKDNATRAEVRAAAQQAYAAEFIEQWPDGYDTPLGEFGTSVSGGQRQRISIARAFLKPATILIFDEATSEIDAESEHKIHVALDLLRRGKTTFLIAHRHTVMDMADRIAVMDQGRLVDVGTRSELLARCPLFEALYRSPGMAPQA, encoded by the coding sequence ATGAGTGTCGGACCATTACCGAGTCCGACGCCCCAGGGGGCGCTCGCGCAGCGCAACGTCCGCAAGCCATCCCGGGATGAGTCGCGCCAAGCGATGTGGCGCGTGCTGCGACTGGTGTACCCGCACCGCCGCAACATGATCCTCGGCATGGTGCTTGGTCTGGGAGTCGCACTCACCTATGCCGCCAGTCTCGGTGGGATGCTCCCGATCCTGAAAGTCATCATCGGCGAACAGAGTCTGCATGATGCCCTGCTCAGCGCGGCCGGGGATCGGCCCGCCCGCCCGGCGGTGTCCGTAGACGACGGCGCGCTGACCGTGGGGCTGCCGGTGAGCTCGCCGGGGGAGGACTCCGCCGGGGTGGCGCAGCGCTGGTACGCGCCGCTGCTGCGGCAACTCGCTCCCATTTTCCCGGCCGGGATCTCGCCGCCGGAGCGAATGCAGACGCTGCTCATGCTGCTGGCGGCGCTGTTCGCGGTAAACGTTGCGGGTAACGTGCTGCGCTGCCTGTCCCAGTACCTTATCCTGAATGCTTCGCATCGCATGATGATGGACCTGCGGCGGCACATGTATCGCAAGGCGCTGCGTGTGCCCGTTGCGGCCCTCAGCGGTGACGTCTCTAATCGCGTCAACCAGTTCCTCTCCGACACGCGCGAGATCTTTCTCGGTGTGACCACGCTCTTCGGCAAGGTCGCCCGAGAACCGCTCAAGGCGATCTGCGTGCTGGCGGTCGCCTTGCTGCTCGATGCCCGCCTGACACTGATCGTTCTCGCCATCGCACCGTTTGCCGTCGGCCTGCTCTGGTATTTCGGCCGCAAGGTCCGCAAAGCGACTATCCGGCTGCTGCAGGGCTACGGCCGCATGCTCGGCAACCTCGAAGAGACCCTCCAGGGTGTGGACGTGGTGAAGGGCTACGGGCGCGAGTCATACGAACGGCGCCGCATGTGGCAGATCGAGCGCGGCATGTTGCGGCAGTTGCTGAAACTCGCGTGGATCGAGGCGGTGGCGTCACCGTTGATCGAAGTGGTCGGGGTGTTGGTGACGGCGGCCGGCATCGTATGGCTCGCGGCGCGGCAGTTCAGCGGCGAGATTTCTCCGCAACTCTTCCTCACCATGGTCGGGTTGCTCGCCGCCATGCTCGATCCGATCCGCAAGATTGCGAACGTATACAACATGGTGCAACGGGCGGGGGCGGCCGGCACGCGCGTGTTTGAGTTCCTGGACCTGCCCGAGGAGCATTCGCGCCGGGAGGGGCCCAAGCTGCCGTACGGCCAGCCGCGGGCGGTGCGGTTCGAGGAGGTGTGCTTCCGCTACACCCCGACGCAGGAGCCGCCGGCGTTGAACGGTGTCACGCTGGAGGTCGCGCCCGGTGAGTGCCTGGCGATTGTCGGCCCCAACGGCAGCGGCAAGTCCACGCTGGTGAAGCTGCTGCCGCGGCTGATCACGCCGGCCGCGGGTCGCACGCTGATCGCCGGGCACGATGTCGCGGAAATGTCGCTGCGCGATCTGCGGCAGGAGATCGCGGTAGTGACGCAACGGCCGGTGATTTTCGCGCGGACCGTTTTCGAGAACATCGCCTACGGCAAGGACAACGCCACGCGCGCGGAGGTGCGCGCGGCGGCCCAGCAGGCCTACGCCGCCGAGTTTATCGAGCAGTGGCCGGACGGCTACGATACGCCGCTCGGCGAGTTCGGCACCTCCGTGTCCGGGGGGCAACGGCAGCGCATCTCGATCGCGCGGGCATTTCTGAAGCCGGCGACGATCCTGATCTTCGACGAGGCCACCAGCGAGATTGATGCAGAGAGCGAGCACAAGATTCACGTGGCGTTGGACTTGTTGCGCCGCGGCAAGACGACCTTCCTGATCGCACATCGCCACACGGTCATGGATATGGCCGACCGGATCGCGGTCATGGATCAGGGGCGGCTGGTGGATGTCGGAACGCGGTCAGAACTGCTCGCGCGCTGTCCGCTGTTCGAGGCCCTGTACCGCTCGCCGGGGATGGCGCCCCAGGCGTAG
- the uvrA gene encoding excinuclease ABC subunit UvrA translates to MEPRIIRVVGARQHNLRDVSVDIPRDQLVVITGLSGSGKSSLAFDTIYAEGQRKYVESLSVHARHFLEQLSKPEVERIEGLPPTLAIEQRATATNPRSTVATTTEIYDFLRVLFARVGTPHCPGCGKPLLRRTVDQIVDVVLSYPEQTRVLVLAPLARGRTGALEPVLRRITREGFVRARINGILCDIKELGEAEQAGPARSQRRVHDIDVVVDRLVVRPDVRSRLADAVELSLALGDGTAIIARQNGHSPSEQGNGGRARDEAWVDEVFSEHFACTACGLHLPELTPRIFSFNSPYGACTQCSGLGTIQRFTPQLIVPDETLSLLGGAIAPWASGTKRIAATHQKLVRELCAALEVKPETPFSQLPEELRRMILQGTTHNDTKKFGVSFEGVIPNLERRFRAAGAEAGRSRLSNYQAEQVCDQCRGARLKPGALAVRIADHNIHTVTQMSIATGHHWFEALAFAGEAALIAEPILREIRQRLRFMYDVGLGYLTLDRTSATLSGGEAQRIRLATQLGSGLVGVCYVLDEPTIGLHQRDNERLLGSIRRLVDLGNSVIVVEHDEDVIRAADYLIDMGPGAGLHGGRIIAEGTAADVLANERSITGRFLCGEFGIPLPDERRTARKSDYLQVLGARENNLKNIDVSIPLGLFCAVTGVSGSGKSTLVSQILLPALRKRLYRTKEQPGAHERLVGAGRIDKVIEIDQTPIGRTPRSNPATYTGVFDEVRRLYAKTREARIRGFSASRFSFNAKGGRCEACQGQGTRRIEMHFLPDVFVECQECRGTRYNRETLEIRYRGKSIADVLNMRVEEALRFLDSFQRIKQGLQALSDVGLGYVRLGQPSNTLSGGEAQRVKLAAELGRGLLHPITPNGPPSASATQRAKFDSHTLYVLDEPTTGLHFADIQTLLAVLNRLVDMGNTVLVIEHNLDVIKTADWIIDLGPEGGERGGQIIAEGTPEEIASNSASHTGHYLAAKLR, encoded by the coding sequence GTGGAACCGAGAATCATTCGCGTCGTCGGCGCGCGCCAGCACAACCTTCGGGATGTCTCCGTCGACATTCCCCGGGACCAGCTCGTCGTCATCACAGGCCTGAGCGGCTCCGGAAAGAGCAGTCTCGCCTTCGACACGATTTACGCCGAGGGCCAGCGCAAGTACGTCGAATCGCTCAGCGTGCACGCACGCCACTTTCTTGAGCAACTCAGCAAGCCCGAAGTCGAACGGATCGAGGGTCTGCCGCCCACCCTCGCCATCGAGCAACGGGCCACCGCGACCAATCCACGATCCACCGTCGCCACCACGACCGAGATCTACGACTTCCTCCGTGTGCTCTTCGCCAGAGTCGGCACCCCGCACTGCCCCGGCTGCGGCAAACCGCTGCTCCGCCGAACGGTCGACCAGATCGTCGATGTCGTGCTGTCCTACCCGGAACAGACGCGGGTACTGGTGCTCGCTCCACTTGCCCGGGGGCGTACCGGCGCGCTCGAGCCGGTCCTCCGGCGAATCACGCGCGAAGGGTTCGTCCGCGCCCGCATCAACGGGATCCTCTGCGACATCAAGGAGCTCGGCGAAGCGGAGCAGGCCGGCCCGGCGCGCAGCCAGCGGCGCGTCCACGACATCGACGTCGTCGTCGACCGCCTCGTCGTGCGCCCCGACGTCCGCTCCCGCCTGGCCGACGCGGTTGAACTCTCGCTGGCGCTCGGCGATGGCACCGCGATCATCGCACGCCAGAACGGCCACAGCCCTTCAGAGCAGGGCAATGGTGGACGGGCGCGCGACGAGGCCTGGGTCGATGAGGTCTTCAGCGAGCACTTCGCCTGCACCGCCTGCGGGCTGCACTTGCCCGAACTCACACCGCGCATCTTCAGTTTCAACTCACCGTACGGCGCCTGCACGCAGTGCAGTGGCCTGGGCACGATCCAGCGTTTCACCCCCCAGCTCATCGTCCCGGACGAGACGCTCTCCCTGCTGGGCGGGGCGATCGCCCCGTGGGCCAGCGGCACGAAGCGCATCGCGGCCACCCATCAGAAGTTGGTGCGCGAGCTGTGCGCCGCACTCGAAGTCAAGCCGGAGACACCCTTCAGTCAGTTGCCGGAAGAGCTGCGGCGGATGATCCTGCAAGGGACCACGCACAACGATACGAAGAAGTTCGGGGTCAGCTTCGAGGGCGTGATCCCCAACCTGGAACGCCGCTTCCGTGCCGCCGGTGCCGAAGCCGGCCGCAGTCGCCTCAGCAACTACCAGGCCGAGCAGGTCTGCGACCAGTGCCGGGGGGCCCGGCTCAAACCCGGCGCCCTGGCCGTTCGCATCGCCGACCACAATATTCACACCGTAACGCAGATGTCGATCGCGACCGGGCACCACTGGTTCGAAGCGCTCGCCTTTGCGGGTGAAGCCGCCCTGATCGCCGAACCGATCTTGCGCGAGATCCGCCAGCGATTACGCTTCATGTACGACGTGGGTCTCGGCTACCTGACCCTCGACCGCACCAGTGCCACGCTCTCCGGCGGCGAGGCCCAGCGCATTCGTCTCGCCACCCAACTCGGCAGCGGTCTCGTCGGCGTCTGCTACGTGCTCGATGAGCCGACCATCGGCCTGCACCAGCGCGACAACGAACGCTTGCTCGGCTCCATCCGCCGACTGGTCGATCTCGGCAATTCAGTCATCGTGGTCGAACACGACGAGGATGTCATCCGCGCTGCCGACTACCTCATCGACATGGGCCCGGGGGCCGGGCTGCACGGCGGCCGTATCATTGCCGAGGGGACCGCCGCCGACGTGCTCGCCAATGAACGTTCCATCACCGGCCGCTTTCTGTGCGGCGAGTTCGGCATCCCTCTGCCCGACGAGCGCCGCACGGCTCGCAAGTCGGACTACCTGCAGGTCCTCGGCGCCCGCGAGAACAACCTCAAGAACATCGACGTCAGCATCCCACTTGGGCTCTTCTGTGCTGTTACGGGCGTCAGCGGCAGCGGCAAGAGCACGCTCGTCTCGCAGATTCTCCTCCCGGCGCTCCGTAAGCGTCTGTACCGCACCAAGGAGCAGCCCGGTGCCCACGAACGCCTGGTCGGCGCCGGCCGCATCGACAAGGTGATCGAGATCGACCAGACGCCCATCGGCCGGACTCCCCGCAGCAATCCGGCCACGTACACCGGAGTCTTCGACGAAGTTCGTCGACTCTACGCCAAGACGCGCGAAGCGCGCATCCGGGGCTTCAGTGCCAGCCGCTTCAGCTTCAACGCGAAAGGCGGCCGGTGTGAGGCCTGCCAGGGCCAGGGCACGCGCCGCATCGAGATGCACTTCCTCCCCGATGTCTTCGTCGAGTGCCAGGAGTGCCGCGGCACGCGCTACAACCGGGAGACACTCGAAATCCGCTATCGCGGGAAGTCCATTGCGGACGTCCTGAACATGCGGGTCGAGGAAGCGCTCCGCTTTCTCGACAGCTTCCAGCGCATCAAGCAGGGGCTCCAGGCCCTCTCGGATGTCGGTCTCGGTTATGTCCGCCTGGGCCAACCCTCCAACACGCTTTCCGGCGGCGAGGCGCAGCGGGTCAAGCTCGCGGCCGAGCTCGGGCGCGGCCTGCTCCACCCCATCACTCCCAACGGTCCACCAAGCGCATCCGCCACGCAGCGTGCCAAGTTCGACAGTCACACCCTCTACGTCCTGGACGAGCCCACGACCGGCCTGCATTTCGCCGACATCCAGACACTGCTGGCGGTGCTCAACCGTCTCGTGGATATGGGCAACACCGTACTTGTGATTGAGCACAATCTGGACGTGATCAAGACGGCCGACTGGATCATCGACCTCGGCCCCGAGGGCGGCGAGCGTGGCGGCCAGATCATCGCGGAGGGCACCCCCGAGGAGATCGCATCCAACTCCGCCAGTCACACCGGGCACTACCTGGCAGCGAAGCTGCGCTGA
- a CDS encoding prepilin-type N-terminal cleavage/methylation domain-containing protein, protein MPSGLRQPHRTHHSAFTLIELLVVVAIIALLISILLPSLAQARSQARKAKCGANLRSIGQAVASCYATYNDYGPSWDDGEANPAAGSEWFMFSWADTLFDLGFLGNPNAQICPDDQRPDDPVRARADTNNWNYKFVREFGKGETPRAGIRSSYALNAIMHFNFYDDRYKDPARQIYAADGWWTWFGSFNAAWLASDRVLPAQPPGYSWPHAYANMVAWRHGKQRETGLLMRDGSVSHVRPNFGQLTNAASLFFTTTDTNRYFTWLPGEHPVRNYYDAYGVGPGGANPKRDPLLDQKAPGQPRLPDWRERNLRGTGYKQLGSANNIHPYAYPDELNAVWRTRNKAWKELPNEQIDRR, encoded by the coding sequence ATGCCCTCCGGCCTGCGCCAACCACATCGGACACACCACTCAGCTTTCACGCTGATCGAGTTGCTGGTGGTCGTCGCGATCATTGCACTGCTGATCTCCATCCTGCTCCCGAGTCTGGCCCAAGCCCGCAGCCAGGCCCGCAAGGCCAAGTGCGGCGCCAACCTGCGCTCGATCGGACAGGCCGTCGCAAGCTGCTACGCGACCTACAACGACTACGGTCCAAGTTGGGACGACGGCGAAGCGAATCCGGCCGCGGGTTCCGAGTGGTTCATGTTCTCATGGGCCGACACACTTTTCGACCTTGGTTTCCTCGGCAACCCCAACGCCCAGATATGCCCCGATGACCAGCGGCCGGACGATCCGGTCCGAGCCCGGGCCGATACGAACAACTGGAACTACAAGTTTGTCCGGGAATTCGGCAAGGGCGAGACCCCGCGCGCGGGCATCCGCTCGAGCTATGCACTCAACGCCATCATGCACTTCAACTTCTACGACGATCGCTACAAGGATCCCGCGCGCCAGATCTACGCGGCCGACGGCTGGTGGACATGGTTTGGATCGTTCAACGCGGCCTGGCTCGCTTCGGACCGGGTCCTGCCTGCCCAGCCCCCGGGGTACAGTTGGCCGCATGCCTACGCCAACATGGTCGCCTGGCGCCACGGAAAACAGCGCGAGACGGGGCTGCTGATGCGTGACGGTTCGGTCAGCCATGTCCGCCCCAACTTCGGGCAATTGACGAATGCCGCATCCCTTTTCTTCACCACGACTGACACCAATCGCTACTTCACGTGGCTCCCGGGTGAGCATCCGGTCCGGAACTATTACGACGCCTACGGGGTTGGGCCAGGCGGCGCAAACCCCAAGCGTGACCCGCTGCTCGACCAGAAAGCCCCCGGTCAGCCCCGACTTCCGGACTGGCGGGAGCGCAATCTGCGCGGCACCGGTTACAAGCAGCTTGGCAGCGCAAATAACATCCACCCTTATGCCTATCCGGATGAACTCAACGCCGTCTGGCGCACGAGGAACAAGGCCTGGAAAGAACTCCCGAATGAGCAGATCGATCGGCGGTAG
- a CDS encoding alpha amylase C-terminal domain-containing protein, with amino-acid sequence MRLGCLLGVLAGVAGASATGPDGNVEWDGISHVAWLDRRPLCPVGGEAFVVRFQAFRNDLVAARVHLGGHATTVVEAQVVGQRGPYDLWEAPLPATTPTASLTYYLELLDPPAVAYCGPSGVSSTPPSSGWTIDFATLAHAPYGGTLTSDGGAVFRVWAPGAPGAWVAGQFNGWSGTSLPMQRVGGDFLRRVLPPVQANQQYKYRFSGLGTWRPDARGRALNPQDNLNTFLVDPHAFAWSNDDFSVPPFEEMVIYELHVGTFSGLNDGLNRMGRYRDVVDRHLDHLLDLGVNVVQLMPITEFAFHQSWGYNPISHWAPEHAYGTPDDLKYLIDRLNRAGIAVTLDIVYNHFSPSDNFMWQYDGTQIYFDVPAVETPWGAQAAFWKQEVRDYFADNVLLWLDEYRFNGFRMDATRFMRDNWIFPQGYPAGWGLMQEINRRIRQRAADAISIAEELPNEVNITVPVTAGGAGFDSQWDDHWKWTLRGALVDAAFGNPNMGALATALNASSYPNKTQLVRYIESHDEAGNYERLTMTLDSANPLGPWAVGRSKLGQGLTMFVPGIPMFLMGGEWLEEAAFGSGAQHRLDWAKASARTPLLDFFRAAIGLRRSQCGLRSDAPYGIYHVNQGGRVLAFWRGLGREIVVLAHLGNSDHATYQIGLPHSGTWYELLNSQDVDYWGSGSGNGGVIYADGGPLHSQPASAWITVPAMGLLVLRHEAPRGRSADLTGDGSVDLRDLARLQADLGLAGCGLGADLNENGRIDPDDWHWLVAEWNGPQP; translated from the coding sequence GTGCGGCTGGGATGCTTGCTGGGTGTATTGGCGGGCGTCGCGGGCGCCTCTGCGACCGGACCCGACGGCAACGTGGAATGGGATGGGATTTCGCACGTGGCCTGGCTCGACCGCCGGCCGCTTTGTCCGGTTGGTGGCGAGGCGTTTGTGGTGCGGTTCCAGGCCTTTCGCAACGATCTGGTGGCGGCCCGTGTGCACCTGGGGGGGCACGCCACGACGGTCGTCGAAGCGCAGGTCGTCGGTCAGCGCGGTCCGTATGACCTCTGGGAGGCGCCGCTGCCAGCCACGACCCCCACGGCAAGCTTGACATACTACCTGGAATTGCTGGATCCGCCGGCGGTGGCGTACTGCGGCCCGAGCGGGGTTAGCAGCACTCCGCCCTCTAGCGGCTGGACGATCGACTTCGCGACACTGGCCCATGCGCCCTACGGCGGAACCCTCACGAGTGACGGCGGCGCCGTGTTTCGTGTTTGGGCACCCGGGGCGCCCGGCGCATGGGTTGCGGGCCAGTTCAACGGCTGGAGTGGAACCTCCCTGCCGATGCAGCGGGTGGGCGGTGATTTCCTGCGGCGGGTGTTGCCGCCGGTGCAGGCCAATCAGCAGTACAAGTACCGTTTCAGCGGGCTGGGGACATGGCGGCCGGATGCGCGCGGGCGGGCCCTGAACCCGCAGGACAATCTGAATACGTTTCTCGTCGATCCGCATGCTTTTGCGTGGAGCAACGATGACTTCAGCGTCCCGCCGTTCGAGGAGATGGTGATCTATGAGCTGCATGTCGGCACCTTCTCGGGGTTGAACGACGGTCTCAATCGCATGGGGCGCTATCGGGACGTGGTTGACCGGCACCTGGACCACCTGCTCGACCTCGGTGTGAATGTCGTGCAACTCATGCCGATCACGGAATTCGCATTTCACCAGTCATGGGGCTACAACCCGATCAGCCATTGGGCCCCCGAGCACGCCTACGGCACACCGGACGACCTCAAGTACCTGATCGACCGTCTGAATCGAGCCGGCATCGCCGTTACGCTCGACATCGTTTACAATCACTTCTCTCCCAGTGACAACTTCATGTGGCAGTACGACGGCACGCAGATCTACTTCGACGTGCCCGCCGTGGAGACACCGTGGGGTGCGCAGGCGGCCTTCTGGAAGCAGGAGGTGCGCGACTATTTTGCGGACAACGTGCTGCTCTGGCTGGACGAGTACCGTTTCAACGGTTTCCGCATGGATGCCACGCGCTTCATGCGCGACAACTGGATCTTCCCGCAGGGCTATCCGGCGGGCTGGGGGCTCATGCAGGAGATCAACCGGCGCATCCGGCAGCGGGCCGCCGACGCGATCTCGATCGCCGAAGAGCTACCCAACGAGGTGAACATCACGGTACCCGTTACAGCCGGTGGGGCGGGATTCGACAGCCAGTGGGACGATCACTGGAAGTGGACACTGCGCGGTGCGCTGGTGGATGCGGCTTTCGGCAATCCGAATATGGGGGCCCTGGCCACGGCACTGAACGCGTCGTCCTACCCAAACAAGACGCAGCTCGTGCGCTACATCGAGAGCCACGACGAAGCCGGTAACTACGAGCGCTTGACGATGACTCTCGACAGCGCGAACCCGCTGGGGCCGTGGGCAGTCGGGCGCAGCAAGCTGGGCCAGGGGTTAACGATGTTCGTCCCGGGCATCCCGATGTTCCTGATGGGGGGAGAGTGGTTGGAGGAGGCCGCTTTCGGGAGTGGGGCTCAGCATCGGCTCGACTGGGCAAAGGCGTCGGCCCGCACCCCACTGCTCGACTTCTTCCGGGCCGCGATCGGCCTGCGGCGGAGCCAGTGCGGCCTGCGGTCGGATGCGCCCTACGGGATCTACCATGTGAACCAGGGTGGGCGGGTGCTGGCCTTCTGGCGCGGCTTGGGCCGGGAGATTGTCGTTCTTGCTCATTTGGGCAACAGCGACCACGCGACCTACCAGATCGGCCTGCCGCACAGCGGTACCTGGTACGAGTTGTTGAACTCGCAGGACGTGGATTACTGGGGCAGCGGTAGCGGGAACGGTGGGGTGATCTATGCCGACGGTGGTCCGCTGCATAGCCAGCCCGCCTCCGCGTGGATCACGGTGCCCGCGATGGGGTTGCTCGTCTTGCGGCACGAAGCGCCGCGTGGTCGCTCGGCGGACCTGACCGGTGATGGGTCCGTCGATTTGCGGGATCTTGCGAGATTGCAGGCGGATCTCGGCCTGGCGGGCTGCGGCTTGGGGGCGGACCTGAACGAGAATGGGCGCATTGACCCGGACGACTGGCATTGGCTGGTGGCGGAGTGGAATGGCCCGCAGCCATAA
- a CDS encoding DUF3459 domain-containing protein: protein MQPSRRVLLRSTVILALLSGAIPAVNAAWPPAEPLAEATDGGNAALPESIRAASLGRDTWSCTFRFRAEAGTRQVAAVGSFNAWDRTATPLSGPDEDGTWSVKLQLTTGLYEYKFLVDGERWFPDPANRERVPDGFGGQNSILRLGRLAQLSRSDARRGDGQIDIVGLAHQPPQPLYVQAVGPDEVSLRYRTLSNDVERVTLAVQNVGEFPLEAVVVGPVFTFYEGRVQVPANGTARVRSLVYTFVLEDGDLRRCDPNIYRYSFTAASVFTAPDWARDAVWYQIMPDRFRNGSSTNDPQLLRPWTSEWFTLSDWEQRGGQTFYQNAAFERSYGGDLDGIEQQLPYLRALGVNTLYLTPVFVAPSYHKYDVGNYLHICPSFGVKEDLSAVLASEDLLAPDTWQWTASDRRFLDFVQVAHEQGFRIILDGVFNHVGITHPAFRDVQTNTQRSRFADWFDITSWEPFAYRGWAGFAHMPVFARNSTGFASDTLKEHLFAITRRWMAPDGDPSKGIDGWRLDVPNDVPRAFWSEWRRLVKSINPDALITGEVWTRADAWLDGEHFDAVMNYEFARTAVQWLFDRERKIPVSVAAARFAELRLAYPQAANHVVQNLIGSHDTDRMASMAQNPDREFDRQNRVQDNNPNYDNRKPSADSYARARLAALLQMTYLGAPLIYYGDEVGMWGADDPSSRKPMLWEDLGPYDQPEENAVDTAQLAFYRELIRLRHAQPALRRGEFRSLLTDDTADVWVFARHSDGAAPVIVALNASELERSVRVPLPEGLPATWTYLYGGQGGISATAGHVTIRVAPLNGTILVGGEP from the coding sequence ATGCAACCTTCCCGGCGAGTGCTCCTGAGGAGCACCGTTATCCTCGCACTACTGAGCGGCGCGATTCCTGCTGTGAACGCGGCCTGGCCGCCGGCCGAGCCGCTGGCCGAGGCAACCGACGGCGGCAACGCAGCGTTGCCGGAATCGATCCGGGCCGCGTCCCTCGGCAGAGATACCTGGTCCTGCACCTTCCGCTTTCGGGCAGAAGCCGGAACGCGACAGGTGGCGGCTGTCGGTTCGTTCAATGCCTGGGATCGAACGGCAACACCATTGTCAGGTCCGGACGAAGACGGGACCTGGTCCGTCAAGTTACAGCTCACAACGGGGCTGTATGAATACAAGTTTCTGGTCGATGGCGAGCGCTGGTTCCCCGACCCTGCCAACCGCGAGCGTGTGCCGGACGGCTTCGGTGGCCAGAATTCCATCCTGCGGCTCGGCCGCCTGGCACAACTGAGCAGGTCCGATGCTCGGCGCGGCGACGGCCAGATCGATATCGTGGGGCTCGCACATCAACCACCGCAACCGCTCTACGTGCAGGCGGTCGGCCCGGATGAAGTCTCACTGCGTTACCGCACGCTCAGCAATGACGTGGAGCGCGTCACCCTGGCGGTGCAGAATGTGGGGGAGTTCCCGCTCGAAGCCGTGGTGGTTGGGCCGGTCTTCACCTTCTACGAAGGCCGTGTGCAGGTCCCCGCGAACGGTACCGCCCGTGTGCGCAGTCTCGTCTACACCTTCGTGCTGGAGGATGGCGACCTGCGCCGCTGTGACCCGAACATCTACCGCTACAGCTTCACGGCGGCGAGTGTCTTCACCGCCCCGGACTGGGCCCGCGATGCGGTCTGGTACCAGATCATGCCAGACCGTTTCCGCAACGGCTCATCCACGAACGATCCGCAGTTGCTGCGGCCGTGGACGAGCGAGTGGTTCACGCTTTCTGACTGGGAGCAACGCGGCGGGCAGACGTTCTACCAGAACGCGGCCTTCGAGCGCAGCTATGGCGGTGATCTGGACGGGATCGAGCAGCAACTGCCCTATTTGCGCGCACTTGGCGTCAACACGCTGTACCTTACACCGGTGTTCGTGGCACCGTCGTACCACAAGTACGACGTCGGCAACTACCTGCACATTTGCCCTTCCTTCGGGGTGAAGGAGGACCTGTCGGCGGTCCTCGCGAGCGAGGACCTGCTCGCCCCGGACACGTGGCAGTGGACCGCCTCGGATCGCCGCTTTCTCGACTTCGTGCAGGTCGCGCACGAGCAGGGTTTCCGCATCATCCTCGATGGGGTTTTCAACCACGTGGGCATCACTCATCCGGCCTTCCGTGACGTGCAGACCAACACGCAGCGATCCCGCTTCGCAGACTGGTTCGACATTACCTCCTGGGAGCCGTTCGCCTATCGCGGCTGGGCTGGCTTCGCCCACATGCCGGTCTTTGCCCGCAACAGCACCGGTTTTGCGAGCGATACGCTGAAGGAGCACCTCTTCGCGATCACGCGCCGCTGGATGGCGCCCGACGGTGACCCCAGCAAGGGCATCGACGGCTGGCGGCTGGACGTGCCGAACGACGTGCCGCGCGCCTTCTGGTCCGAGTGGCGCCGCCTCGTCAAGAGCATCAACCCCGACGCACTCATCACGGGCGAAGTCTGGACCCGTGCGGACGCCTGGCTCGACGGTGAGCACTTCGACGCCGTGATGAACTATGAGTTTGCCCGCACGGCCGTGCAGTGGCTCTTCGACCGAGAGCGGAAGATCCCCGTGAGTGTCGCGGCGGCACGCTTCGCCGAATTGCGACTGGCCTATCCACAGGCCGCCAACCATGTCGTCCAGAACCTGATCGGCAGCCACGACACGGACCGCATGGCGTCGATGGCGCAGAACCCTGACCGCGAATTCGACCGCCAGAACCGCGTGCAGGACAACAATCCGAACTACGACAATCGTAAGCCGTCGGCCGATTCATATGCTCGGGCACGTCTGGCCGCCCTGCTGCAGATGACGTACCTCGGTGCCCCGTTGATTTACTACGGGGACGAGGTCGGCATGTGGGGGGCCGATGATCCCAGCAGCCGCAAGCCGATGCTGTGGGAAGATCTCGGACCCTACGACCAGCCGGAGGAAAATGCGGTTGACACCGCGCAGCTTGCCTTCTATCGCGAACTGATCCGGCTGCGCCACGCGCAGCCAGCCCTGCGGCGCGGGGAGTTTCGCTCCCTGCTGACCGACGACACTGCGGATGTCTGGGTGTTCGCACGGCACAGCGACGGCGCTGCCCCCGTCATCGTCGCGCTCAACGCTTCAGAGTTGGAGCGCAGCGTACGAGTTCCGCTGCCCGAGGGCCTGCCGGCCACGTGGACTTACCTGTACGGCGGACAGGGGGGGATCTCCGCAACCGCCGGTCACGTTACGATCCGCGTGGCCCCGTTGAACGGGACCATCCTCGTGGGTGGTGAACCGTAG